A segment of the Trifolium pratense cultivar HEN17-A07 linkage group LG7, ARS_RC_1.1, whole genome shotgun sequence genome:
GCTGACATAAGAGTCGTGTAAGTAACAACATCAGGCTTAACACCCTTATTATTCTCACAATCTAACATAAACAAATAAGCCTCTTGAAGCTTTTCAAGTTCACAAAAAGCCTTAATAGCAATGTTAACAGAATAAACATCTAACCTAATGTTAAAATTTTCCGGAACTTCGTCAATAAACTGAACAGCAGAATCAAAATTCCTCGTCTGAACCAAAACATTAAGAGCAGCATTGAAAGATTTAACCGTTCTAACACATTTAAAATTGTGCATTTGATAAAAAGTATCAAGAGCGTGTTGAATCATACCAGCTTTTCCATATAATGTAATAATCCGAACAACGAAACCTTCGCGGCGCGATTGAGGTAAGGTTTTCTGTTGTTCAAGTAATTGTTCGATGTAATCGAATCGTTTAGCACCGGCGAGTCGTGAAACGGTGTCGTAGAAAGCAAAACGGTTTTCGATGAGAAGACGGTTGGTTGCATTGGATTTGAAGAGATGGAAGAGTTTGTGTGGGTCCCGCTCGGATTTGAGAATTTGGAGAATTGGTGGTTGTGAGGGTTTAAGGGCGGCGGCGGCGGCGGAGGTAGATGAATAGAAGTTTTTGTTGCAGAATCTGCGAGTGGATCGCAGAGAGGGCAGTAGCATGATCAgggagagagtgagagaggATCATGCTCAATGACGACgacggtggtggtggttgtggtgACGGTGGTTGCGGTGGTTGCGGTGGTTGAAGTGCATTT
Coding sequences within it:
- the LOC123898800 gene encoding pentatricopeptide repeat-containing protein At1g80150, mitochondrial yields the protein MLLPSLRSTRRFCNKNFYSSTSAAAAALKPSQPPILQILKSERDPHKLFHLFKSNATNRLLIENRFAFYDTVSRLAGAKRFDYIEQLLEQQKTLPQSRREGFVVRIITLYGKAGMIQHALDTFYQMHNFKCVRTVKSFNAALNVLVQTRNFDSAVQFIDEVPENFNIRLDVYSVNIAIKAFCELEKLQEAYLFMLDCENNKGVKPDVVTYTTLMSAFYEHKRWEIGNGLWNRMVLKGCMPNLHTFNVRIQFLVTVRRAWDANDLMSLMRRIGVTPDEITIVLVIKGFFLAGFPDMAVMIFYGLRRKGYKISANIYQTMIHYLCRRDDFDQAYIMCKDSMRKNWFPNVGTVFMLLEGLKRFGKIDKAKVIVALAERKKPPFDSGYLASMQSLLSGQ